One window of the Runella slithyformis DSM 19594 genome contains the following:
- a CDS encoding ATP-grasp domain-containing protein has product MPQNILILGARAPIALEMARSFGRQGHRVIMADSLRLTLARWSKYVSAYYHLPPPAYAFEAFREKLRQIIIDEKIDQCLPTCEEAFFVAMAKENLPCQVWTSDIALMHRLHRKDDFIALAQGFFTTPKTINAADFDDFKNAGSYVFKPVYSRFANFTLIRPTAAQIKKIPNASEWVCQRFVSGKEVCVYSIWAHGVLKGISIYHPRYRVGKGSGIYFEPVENDAIIQSVKRFGEAIAYHGQLSFDFIIQPDGTPVVLECNPRGISGAHLIGDDLARCFLDDSFQCITGNKKPMAVKFAFLITQPHRMLKRDFYQANDVIFNITDPLPLLLQPLSLAELLKIKFLQNKTLLQASTQDIEWNG; this is encoded by the coding sequence GTGCCGCAAAATATCCTCATTCTGGGTGCGCGGGCACCCATCGCCCTGGAGATGGCGCGGAGCTTCGGCCGGCAGGGCCACCGCGTCATCATGGCAGATTCGCTGCGGCTTACCTTAGCACGTTGGAGCAAATACGTATCGGCATACTATCATTTACCGCCACCCGCTTACGCCTTTGAAGCGTTTCGGGAGAAACTCCGACAGATCATCATTGATGAGAAAATTGACCAGTGCCTCCCCACGTGTGAGGAGGCTTTTTTCGTGGCTATGGCGAAGGAAAATTTGCCTTGTCAAGTGTGGACGTCTGACATTGCACTGATGCACCGCCTGCACCGCAAAGATGATTTCATTGCCCTGGCGCAGGGGTTTTTCACTACCCCCAAAACCATCAATGCCGCCGATTTTGATGATTTTAAAAATGCCGGTTCGTACGTTTTTAAACCCGTTTACTCGCGTTTCGCCAATTTTACCCTCATTCGACCCACCGCCGCTCAAATAAAAAAAATCCCCAACGCCTCTGAGTGGGTATGCCAACGATTCGTCAGCGGGAAGGAGGTATGTGTGTACTCGATCTGGGCACACGGTGTCCTGAAAGGCATCAGCATTTATCACCCCAGATACCGCGTTGGAAAAGGTTCAGGCATTTATTTCGAACCCGTAGAAAATGACGCGATCATTCAGTCGGTGAAACGCTTTGGAGAGGCTATCGCCTATCACGGTCAGTTGAGCTTTGATTTTATCATTCAGCCCGACGGTACGCCCGTGGTGCTGGAATGCAATCCGCGCGGCATCAGCGGGGCACATTTGATAGGCGATGATCTGGCACGCTGTTTTTTGGACGATTCTTTTCAATGCATCACCGGGAACAAAAAGCCCATGGCCGTCAAATTTGCGTTTTTGATCACGCAGCCGCATCGAATGTTGAAACGGGATTTTTACCAAGCCAACGACGTGATCTTCAACATCACTGACCCTTTGCCATTGTTGTTGCAACCGCTAAGTTTGGCAGAACTCCTGAAGATCAAGTTCCTTCAAAACAAAACGCTGTTACAGGCTTCCACTCAAGACATTGAATGGAATGGATAA
- a CDS encoding Rieske 2Fe-2S domain-containing protein, with amino-acid sequence MNYSENTWWPLGFERDFTPRVPSPVASPFGALVIYKTDGKWAGFKDSCPHRGAPLSRGWVQNGELVCPYHGWCFDAKGKNTFVPVLNRATEAALECISLRADGGILWATASETAAFPAISALKHDVTLVGSTSANLLNTLENFLEGSHTHYVHNGFIRSEHAKRSPLKARLSPEPDGFKVIYEAEPAKGLLTLLLPKNYQLLTPTARYIYPNIAILEYLTQDQRPLIRIEACLNESTAGCTYSARVFLLRPWLRFFGKWVVKKLFGIIIRQDKRILELQKKNLNAFPEHPFVSTSADTVGRELYFWLYCPARKTTKSIDFEVYW; translated from the coding sequence ATGAATTATAGTGAAAATACCTGGTGGCCGCTGGGGTTTGAGCGCGATTTTACCCCCCGGGTACCTTCTCCCGTGGCCTCCCCTTTCGGAGCGTTGGTTATTTACAAAACCGATGGAAAATGGGCAGGCTTTAAGGACAGCTGCCCGCACCGGGGAGCACCGTTGTCGCGGGGTTGGGTACAAAACGGAGAATTGGTTTGTCCGTATCACGGATGGTGCTTTGATGCAAAAGGAAAGAATACCTTTGTTCCTGTCCTCAACCGAGCTACGGAGGCGGCATTAGAGTGCATTTCGCTCCGCGCAGACGGTGGTATTCTGTGGGCAACCGCTTCTGAAACGGCGGCATTTCCTGCCATTTCAGCATTAAAACATGATGTGACGCTGGTAGGAAGCACCTCTGCCAATTTGCTCAATACGTTGGAAAATTTTTTGGAAGGCAGCCATACGCACTACGTACACAATGGTTTCATTCGCTCCGAACATGCCAAACGTTCGCCCTTAAAAGCACGTCTTTCTCCCGAGCCCGATGGGTTTAAAGTGATCTACGAAGCCGAGCCGGCCAAAGGGTTACTCACTCTGTTGTTGCCCAAAAACTACCAATTGCTCACGCCAACCGCCCGCTATATTTATCCCAACATTGCCATCTTAGAATACCTGACCCAAGACCAACGGCCGCTGATTCGGATCGAAGCCTGTCTGAATGAATCGACTGCCGGATGTACCTATTCAGCGCGGGTATTTTTGCTGCGGCCGTGGCTGCGATTCTTTGGAAAATGGGTAGTTAAAAAGCTGTTTGGCATCATCATCCGTCAGGACAAACGTATTTTGGAACTGCAAAAAAAAAACCTTAATGCCTTTCCGGAGCATCCATTTGTGTCTACCTCGGCAGATACGGTGGGCAGGGAATTGTACTTTTGGCTGTACTGCCCCGCGCGAAAAACCACCAAGAGTATTGATTTTGAGGTATATTGGTAA
- the rnr gene encoding ribonuclease R encodes MNKRKKTGEVKNKKTRSQKKIVTFLDEFKSEIAAFFEINNQQPFELQQLHDHFDADDHKMQLILNGLLDELVEENRIKRTPEGLYEANVSANVLIGRVEHVNKNYAFIVMDTPLPEGSKLSENADVWVDADDLRGAIDGDTVRITLFSDYRSGRRREGRVEEVIARGKTDFVGEIELWPKYGIVALDNRRMYEDVYIPETKLKGAQDGDKVLIRLTQYATRSRRMEGEVVEVLGKAGSHETEMHAILAEFGLPIRFPEELEAEANAIPDTISAEEIGRRRDMRDITTFTIDPADAKDFDDALSVRFLDNGNYEIGIHIADVTHYVRPGTALEQEAYARATSVYLVDRTVPMLPEKLSNNLCSLRPNEDKLTFSVVVEMTPDAKIKHEWFGRTVIHSDKRFSYEEAQEILEMQAATDKAAKEEGFVDLSAPLPYAKELTLLNTLALQLRAERFAKGAVNFETVEVKFRLDEAGKPLGIYTKVRKDAHKLIEEFMLLANKRVPEFIQRQSKDKAHPNTMVYRIHEEPDMEKLRVFAAFAGRLGYKLKLENEKVAAQSLNHLMEELEGKPEQNALEQLAIRTMAKARYSTEDVGHFGLAFRRYSHFTSPIRRYPDMMAHRLLQHYLDGKPSPERVEYEPACKHSSSREQMAANAERASIKYKQVEFMASMEPDRVWNGIITGVTEFGIFVEITETASEGLIRMNDLNDDYYELDKENYRLVGQRSKRFYTFGDAVKVKVKETNISRRSMDLVLADATPTRSSSVFKNERSRQRGSGSSPKDKGARRKRK; translated from the coding sequence ATGAATAAAAGAAAAAAAACAGGCGAGGTGAAAAACAAAAAAACTCGCTCCCAAAAAAAGATCGTTACGTTTTTGGATGAATTCAAATCAGAGATCGCCGCTTTTTTTGAGATCAACAACCAACAGCCATTTGAACTGCAGCAGCTTCACGACCATTTTGATGCCGACGACCATAAAATGCAGTTGATCCTCAACGGCTTATTGGATGAATTGGTAGAAGAAAACCGAATAAAACGTACTCCCGAAGGGCTCTACGAGGCCAATGTCAGTGCCAACGTACTGATCGGGCGGGTGGAGCATGTCAATAAGAACTACGCGTTCATTGTCATGGATACGCCCCTGCCCGAAGGTTCGAAACTTTCCGAAAATGCCGATGTGTGGGTCGATGCCGATGATTTGCGCGGCGCTATCGACGGCGATACCGTACGCATCACGCTGTTTAGCGATTACCGCAGCGGTCGCCGCCGCGAAGGGCGGGTAGAAGAGGTCATTGCCCGTGGTAAAACAGACTTTGTGGGTGAGATCGAACTGTGGCCTAAATACGGCATCGTTGCCTTAGATAACCGCCGGATGTACGAGGATGTGTACATTCCTGAAACAAAACTCAAAGGGGCACAGGATGGCGATAAAGTACTCATTCGTCTGACCCAATACGCTACGCGTTCGCGTCGGATGGAAGGCGAAGTGGTGGAAGTGCTCGGAAAAGCAGGTTCGCATGAGACTGAAATGCACGCCATTCTGGCCGAATTCGGTTTGCCGATCCGCTTTCCGGAAGAACTGGAAGCCGAAGCCAACGCCATTCCCGATACCATTTCTGCCGAAGAAATAGGCCGTCGCCGCGACATGCGCGATATTACTACCTTTACCATTGACCCTGCCGATGCCAAGGACTTTGATGATGCACTTTCGGTGCGGTTTTTAGACAATGGAAACTACGAGATCGGGATTCACATTGCCGACGTGACGCATTATGTGCGCCCCGGAACGGCCCTGGAGCAGGAAGCCTACGCACGGGCTACGTCGGTGTATCTGGTCGATAGGACCGTGCCGATGTTGCCCGAAAAACTTTCGAATAATCTGTGTTCGCTGCGGCCCAATGAAGATAAATTGACGTTTTCGGTGGTGGTCGAAATGACGCCCGATGCCAAGATCAAACACGAGTGGTTTGGACGGACGGTGATTCACTCCGATAAACGATTCTCGTACGAAGAAGCCCAGGAAATACTGGAAATGCAGGCCGCCACCGACAAAGCGGCCAAAGAGGAAGGATTTGTGGATCTTTCGGCACCGCTGCCGTACGCCAAAGAACTGACCCTTTTAAACACGCTTGCCCTGCAACTTCGCGCGGAGCGATTCGCCAAAGGAGCCGTCAATTTTGAGACCGTGGAAGTGAAATTCCGTTTGGATGAAGCGGGCAAACCGCTCGGTATCTATACCAAAGTACGGAAAGACGCGCACAAACTCATCGAAGAGTTCATGCTGTTGGCCAACAAACGGGTGCCTGAATTTATTCAGCGGCAATCGAAAGACAAAGCGCATCCCAACACGATGGTGTACCGTATCCACGAAGAGCCTGACATGGAAAAGCTGCGCGTGTTTGCGGCTTTTGCGGGGCGCTTAGGGTATAAGCTTAAACTGGAAAATGAAAAGGTAGCCGCGCAGTCGCTGAACCACCTGATGGAAGAGTTGGAAGGCAAGCCCGAGCAAAACGCTTTGGAGCAACTGGCGATTCGGACCATGGCCAAGGCGCGTTACAGCACCGAAGATGTCGGCCACTTCGGATTGGCCTTCAGAAGGTATTCGCACTTTACGTCACCCATCCGTCGCTATCCCGATATGATGGCGCATCGTTTGTTGCAACACTATCTGGATGGAAAACCCTCGCCGGAGCGGGTGGAATATGAGCCTGCCTGTAAGCATTCGTCGTCGCGGGAGCAAATGGCAGCCAACGCCGAGCGCGCCAGTATCAAATACAAGCAGGTGGAATTTATGGCTTCGATGGAGCCGGACCGCGTCTGGAACGGTATCATTACGGGCGTGACGGAATTCGGAATATTTGTGGAAATCACCGAAACCGCTTCCGAAGGCCTGATTCGTATGAATGACCTGAACGACGATTATTACGAACTCGACAAAGAAAACTATCGCTTGGTCGGACAGCGTTCCAAACGTTTTTACACCTTTGGGGATGCCGTAAAAGTGAAGGTTAAAGAGACCAATATATCGCGCAGAAGCATGGACCTGGTACTGGCCGATGCCACCCCAACGCGCAGTTCGTCAGTGTTTAAAAATGAGCGAAGCCGCCAACGTGGTTCAGGCTCATCACCCAAAGACAAGGGCGCGCGAAGAAAACGCAAATAA
- a CDS encoding arsenosugar biosynthesis-associated peroxidase-like protein — translation MSTYYNSEDLKKFGAIGAFGAKNLADDFFKYYGDVFAEGALTSREKSLIALAVAHVLKCPYCIDAYTTDTLEKGCSEDEMMEAVHVGAVMAAGITLVHSTQMINKAKELTM, via the coding sequence ATGTCGACCTATTACAATTCCGAAGACCTCAAAAAATTTGGAGCCATCGGTGCTTTTGGCGCAAAAAACTTAGCCGATGATTTCTTTAAATACTACGGGGATGTATTTGCCGAGGGGGCCCTGACATCGCGCGAAAAATCCCTCATTGCGTTGGCGGTGGCTCACGTGCTCAAATGCCCGTATTGCATTGATGCCTATACCACCGATACACTCGAAAAAGGCTGCTCGGAAGATGAAATGATGGAAGCGGTCCATGTAGGGGCCGTCATGGCCGCGGGAATAACGCTGGTTCACAGTACCCAAATGATCAATAAAGCAAAAGAATTAACCATGTAA
- the arsS gene encoding arsenosugar biosynthesis radical SAM (seleno)protein ArsS (Some members of this family are selenoproteins.), which translates to MNPVKSLKARKHELGESAFQLEVLNDRLTLGKHLPLFREKLAPIDLFPLKPTEIDIFQVNVGKMCNQVCKHCHVDAGPDRKEIMTQETMQLCLDVLKKHTFRTIDLTGGAPEMNPHFRWFIEQIRAIDNDINIIVRCNLTIILANKKYHDLPEFFKQHRIEVASSLPFYTATRTDSQRGDGVFEDSIKALQMLNAVGYGQEGTGLTLNLVYNPAGAFLPSGQAGMEKEFKRALKAKYGIEFNNLFCITNIPISRFLDYLLVSGNYSEYMEKLVNSFNPTAAANVMCRTTLSIGWDGYLYDCDFNQMLDLKVAGKAKHLRDFDMEELTQRSIIINQHCYGCTAGAGSSCGGEVAK; encoded by the coding sequence ATGAATCCTGTTAAATCATTGAAAGCCCGGAAACACGAACTGGGCGAATCTGCTTTTCAGTTGGAAGTGTTGAACGACCGCCTGACCTTGGGAAAACACCTTCCGCTTTTTCGGGAGAAGCTGGCCCCGATTGACCTTTTTCCGCTGAAACCTACCGAAATTGACATCTTTCAGGTCAACGTGGGAAAAATGTGCAATCAGGTCTGTAAGCATTGTCACGTAGATGCCGGGCCCGACCGCAAGGAGATCATGACGCAGGAGACCATGCAGTTGTGTCTGGATGTTCTGAAAAAACATACATTCAGAACCATCGACCTCACGGGCGGTGCTCCCGAGATGAATCCGCATTTTCGGTGGTTCATTGAGCAGATCAGAGCCATCGACAATGACATCAATATCATCGTTCGGTGTAACCTGACCATTATTTTGGCCAATAAGAAATACCACGATCTGCCGGAGTTTTTCAAACAGCACCGCATTGAAGTGGCCTCTTCGCTGCCGTTTTATACCGCTACCCGCACCGATTCGCAGCGCGGCGACGGCGTCTTTGAAGATTCCATCAAAGCCCTCCAAATGCTCAATGCCGTCGGCTACGGACAGGAAGGTACCGGCCTGACGCTTAACCTGGTCTACAACCCGGCCGGCGCTTTTCTGCCGAGCGGACAGGCAGGCATGGAAAAAGAGTTCAAACGGGCGCTGAAGGCCAAATACGGCATTGAATTCAACAACCTGTTTTGCATCACCAACATTCCCATCAGTCGCTTTTTGGATTATCTGTTGGTGAGCGGCAATTACAGCGAATACATGGAAAAACTCGTCAATTCCTTCAATCCGACAGCGGCGGCCAACGTCATGTGCCGCACGACGCTGTCGATCGGTTGGGATGGGTACTTATACGATTGCGATTTTAATCAAATGCTGGACCTGAAAGTGGCAGGCAAAGCCAAGCACCTGCGGGATTTTGACATGGAAGAATTGACCCAACGCTCCATCATCATCAATCAGCATTGTTATGGATGTACGGCGGGAGCCGGCAGTTCGTGTGGCGGAGAAGTAGCCAAATAA
- a CDS encoding helix-turn-helix domain-containing protein — protein MHFKEVVKLIKERRQMMQVTQETLAELSGVGLRTLKQFESGKGNPTLQTLQKLADVLGMEISLRLKTISRTP, from the coding sequence ATGCACTTTAAAGAGGTAGTAAAATTAATAAAAGAACGCCGACAAATGATGCAAGTGACCCAGGAAACCCTTGCGGAGTTGTCGGGCGTGGGCTTACGGACGTTGAAACAGTTTGAGAGCGGCAAAGGCAATCCTACGCTGCAAACGTTGCAAAAGCTGGCCGACGTGTTGGGGATGGAAATCAGCTTACGATTAAAAACGATTTCCCGTACCCCATGA
- a CDS encoding HipA N-terminal domain-containing protein, with the protein MRQAKILFRNEEAGLLTQHDDGSFTFRYHEAWINDSTKPDISLTLPKTHREFHSDYLFPFFYNMLPEGSNKQVVCKHHRIDADDPFGLLLITAAADSIGAVRVITSEMP; encoded by the coding sequence ATGAGACAGGCCAAAATACTCTTTCGAAATGAAGAAGCGGGGCTATTGACCCAACACGATGATGGCTCGTTTACTTTTCGCTATCATGAGGCATGGATAAACGACAGCACTAAGCCCGACATAAGCCTTACGCTCCCTAAGACACACCGGGAATTTCACTCTGATTACCTGTTTCCGTTTTTCTATAATATGTTGCCTGAAGGCTCAAATAAGCAGGTTGTTTGCAAACACCATCGAATTGATGCGGATGATCCTTTTGGCTTATTGCTGATTACAGCTGCCGCCGACAGCATTGGTGCCGTTCGGGTTATTACATCGGAAATGCCATGA
- a CDS encoding type II toxin-antitoxin system HipA family toxin — MNLPELTHCPGTLAEGFSTYSKTCLNRVFYGKKVHHVLPYDSPAFNPATDELFEENRTRMSISGVQEKFSVVLEKNKLRLTHEGERGTHILKPIPGAGKKSAQMPANEHLTMQIARQVFGLETAENALIFFKNGTPAYITRRFDIRQDGTKAGQEDFASLAGRTPQTYGAHYKYAGNCLELFQLMQAYLPAYKAEAPKLLKILLFNYLFSNGDAHFKNFSVLETPMGDYRLSPAYDLLNSRIHTTDKDFALDDGLLPRNLAQGKIRQQFATLAVQAGIGETTFNTLLTTMLSQPEAVEKMVAASFLNEATKRNYWQAYQGRLKQLGKE, encoded by the coding sequence ATGAATCTGCCTGAACTTACCCATTGTCCGGGAACCTTAGCCGAAGGTTTCAGTACGTATAGCAAAACCTGTCTGAACAGGGTATTTTACGGTAAAAAGGTCCACCATGTATTGCCCTACGATTCGCCGGCGTTCAATCCTGCCACCGATGAACTGTTTGAAGAAAACAGAACCCGTATGTCTATTTCAGGCGTGCAGGAAAAATTTTCGGTTGTGCTTGAGAAAAATAAGCTGAGGCTTACCCATGAAGGTGAGCGTGGCACCCACATTTTAAAACCTATTCCGGGAGCGGGTAAAAAATCCGCCCAAATGCCCGCCAATGAACACCTTACGATGCAAATTGCCCGGCAGGTTTTTGGACTGGAAACGGCGGAGAATGCCCTGATATTCTTTAAAAACGGCACTCCTGCCTATATCACCAGACGTTTTGATATACGGCAGGATGGGACAAAAGCGGGGCAGGAGGATTTTGCTTCTTTGGCCGGCCGAACCCCGCAAACCTACGGAGCGCATTATAAGTATGCAGGCAACTGCCTGGAGTTATTTCAATTGATGCAGGCCTATTTACCTGCCTACAAAGCAGAAGCGCCTAAGTTGCTGAAAATTCTGCTGTTCAATTACCTCTTTTCCAACGGCGATGCTCACTTTAAAAACTTTTCAGTTCTCGAAACTCCCATGGGCGACTATAGGCTCAGCCCTGCCTACGACTTACTGAACAGCCGCATTCATACAACAGATAAAGACTTTGCTTTGGACGATGGGCTTTTGCCCAGAAACTTGGCTCAGGGAAAGATCCGTCAGCAATTTGCCACGCTGGCCGTACAGGCCGGTATCGGTGAAACTACTTTCAACACGCTGCTTACGACGATGCTATCCCAACCCGAAGCGGTTGAAAAAATGGTCGCCGCTTCATTCCTCAACGAAGCTACCAAAAGAAATTATTGGCAGGCGTATCAGGGGCGGTTGAAGCAATTGGGGAAAGAGTGA
- a CDS encoding metallophosphoesterase family protein encodes MTPETQHIGALRGKVLIFGGVYSNYQALEELYKLATKENIPAQNIICTGDIAGYCASPVECLDFLEDWGIRAIQGNVEQNLLNGTDDCGCNFSEGSRCDFFAKQWFPYTAVRMTRRNLNYLATLPLFIDFEYAQKRVKVLHGSMQNISEFVFKSTPWEVKATSFEAANADVILAGHCGLPFADAQADKLWLNAGVIGMPANDGTPRVWYVMLDDANDTFSYEFRSFEYDAGEANQLMMENGLPYSYSETLLTGLWDNCDILPDEETALQGVAIEL; translated from the coding sequence GTGACGCCTGAAACGCAACATATCGGTGCCCTGCGCGGAAAAGTCCTGATCTTTGGGGGTGTTTACTCCAATTATCAGGCGTTGGAAGAATTGTATAAATTAGCAACGAAGGAAAATATTCCCGCGCAAAATATCATCTGTACGGGCGATATCGCCGGCTACTGCGCCTCGCCCGTCGAGTGCCTGGATTTTCTGGAAGATTGGGGCATTCGGGCGATTCAGGGGAACGTAGAACAAAATCTGCTCAACGGCACCGACGACTGCGGCTGCAATTTTTCGGAAGGCAGCCGGTGTGATTTTTTTGCCAAACAGTGGTTTCCCTACACCGCCGTTCGGATGACCCGCCGCAATTTAAACTACCTCGCCACACTGCCGCTTTTCATTGACTTTGAATACGCCCAAAAACGAGTAAAGGTGCTGCACGGCTCCATGCAGAATATCTCGGAGTTTGTGTTTAAATCTACGCCGTGGGAGGTAAAAGCGACGAGTTTTGAAGCAGCAAATGCAGACGTGATTCTGGCCGGTCATTGCGGATTGCCGTTTGCAGATGCCCAAGCCGATAAATTGTGGCTCAACGCCGGCGTGATCGGCATGCCCGCCAACGACGGTACACCCCGCGTGTGGTACGTAATGTTGGATGATGCCAACGACACCTTTTCGTACGAATTCCGAAGTTTTGAGTACGATGCCGGCGAAGCCAACCAACTCATGATGGAAAACGGCCTGCCCTATTCCTATTCCGAAACCCTCCTGACCGGCCTCTGGGACAACTGCGACATCTTACCTGACGAAGAAACGGCGTTGCAGGGCGTGGCTATTGAGTTGTAG
- a CDS encoding sodium:solute symporter family transporter, with the protein MDAITWQWVIMIGSSLLLFAVSPLTSKTNDFFKGSKDNVPPNSLWLTSSLVISWLFAKSITNAADLGYAFGFVGGVAYAGYYLSFMVAGVLIYQMRVKGNFRSIHHFLETRYGEVAVGLFSLLIGFRLINEIWSNTIIIGTYFGEQGSVPYFSSIAVFTILTLAYTLKGGMRSSIFTDMIHLVLFMVLLVFILAVLIPQTPGGITALVNKGEWKMSQGVNLLCVALLQSLSYPFHDPIMTDRGFIAPPRTTLVSFAMATVIGMSCIILFSFVGIFGSMKGLPAPATVEVAKLFGLPMMLMMNSIMVTSAASTIDSTFSSSTKLIHLDLLKEKGISVRKGRITMVLCALFGTLPVFLNPEILSATTISGTMVLGLAPIFVFWWIKAPKWSFYGSVLFGIACGLTTIFVKDVHWIQISDGKYADLLSINVVGTIGCFTLFFIPVLFRRK; encoded by the coding sequence ATGGATGCAATTACGTGGCAATGGGTGATCATGATCGGGTCAAGTCTCCTGTTGTTTGCGGTCTCACCGCTGACGAGTAAAACCAACGATTTTTTCAAGGGAAGCAAAGACAACGTACCGCCCAATTCGCTTTGGCTGACGAGCAGCCTGGTCATTTCGTGGCTCTTTGCCAAATCCATTACCAACGCCGCCGATTTGGGCTACGCTTTCGGATTCGTGGGCGGTGTGGCCTACGCGGGTTATTACCTTTCGTTTATGGTGGCGGGTGTGCTGATCTACCAAATGCGCGTCAAAGGAAATTTTCGCAGCATTCATCATTTTCTGGAAACGCGGTACGGGGAAGTGGCAGTGGGGCTGTTTTCGTTGCTGATCGGCTTCAGACTTATCAATGAGATTTGGTCCAATACCATCATTATCGGAACCTATTTCGGCGAGCAGGGGAGCGTGCCCTATTTTTCATCCATTGCGGTGTTTACGATTCTGACGTTGGCGTATACGCTCAAAGGCGGGATGCGGAGTTCGATCTTTACCGATATGATTCACTTGGTACTGTTTATGGTGCTTTTGGTGTTTATTCTGGCCGTGTTGATTCCCCAAACGCCCGGCGGTATCACGGCGCTGGTGAACAAAGGCGAATGGAAAATGAGTCAGGGCGTCAATCTGTTGTGCGTGGCGCTTTTGCAATCCCTGAGTTATCCTTTCCACGACCCCATCATGACCGACCGGGGTTTTATTGCCCCGCCGCGTACTACGTTGGTTTCTTTTGCGATGGCGACCGTAATCGGTATGTCGTGCATCATCCTGTTCAGTTTTGTCGGGATTTTTGGTTCCATGAAGGGTTTGCCCGCGCCCGCGACGGTGGAGGTGGCCAAGCTGTTCGGCTTGCCCATGATGCTGATGATGAACTCCATCATGGTGACCTCGGCGGCTTCCACGATCGATTCCACCTTTTCGTCGTCTACGAAGCTCATTCATTTGGATTTGCTCAAAGAAAAGGGAATCAGTGTGCGTAAAGGTCGCATTACCATGGTATTGTGTGCTTTGTTTGGCACATTGCCCGTATTTCTGAATCCCGAAATCCTTTCGGCTACGACCATCAGCGGCACGATGGTGCTGGGATTGGCCCCGATTTTTGTGTTTTGGTGGATAAAAGCGCCGAAATGGTCTTTTTACGGCTCAGTTCTGTTTGGAATTGCCTGTGGCTTGACCACCATTTTTGTCAAAGATGTGCATTGGATTCAAATCTCCGACGGCAAATACGCCGACCTGCTCAGCATCAACGTCGTCGGAACAATAGGGTGCTTTACCTTGTTTTTTATACCTGTTCTGTTTAGAAGAAAGTGA